The following coding sequences are from one Pigmentibacter ruber window:
- a CDS encoding rod-binding protein, whose amino-acid sequence MRINLMDSATKYNANELPASEFNKNIEKPLSEFEKKRIEKLKEAENVAKEFEGIYLDMMIKSMRQTAKPEDESNAHDIFQSMLDGEYSKLMADSQNFGIRDLVLNWMKENDPMLNPNLKTLNSKSLENEMKTTRNTMNEIKNNNYLNKFALDQYKIELNK is encoded by the coding sequence ATGCGGATTAATCTAATGGATTCTGCAACAAAATATAATGCAAATGAGTTACCTGCCAGTGAATTCAATAAAAATATTGAAAAACCACTTTCAGAATTTGAAAAAAAAAGAATTGAAAAATTAAAAGAAGCAGAAAATGTCGCAAAGGAGTTTGAAGGCATTTATTTAGATATGATGATTAAAAGCATGCGCCAAACAGCAAAACCTGAAGATGAAAGTAACGCTCATGATATCTTTCAAAGCATGTTAGATGGAGAATATTCTAAACTTATGGCTGATTCACAAAACTTTGGGATTCGCGATCTCGTTTTAAATTGGATGAAAGAAAATGACCCTATGCTAAACCCAAATTTAAAAACACTGAATTCAAAATCTTTAGAAAATGAAATGAAAACTACTCGCAATACAATGAATGAAATAAAAAATAACAACTATTTAAATAAATTTGCTTTAGATCAATACAAAATTGAATTAAATAAATAA
- a CDS encoding adenylate/guanylate cyclase domain-containing protein: MTTKHSTKENSQKKNKLFHIFLKPSSFKVGIILTALSLFFLVRHYTLPKNSIDIVGQLERELYDIRFKLRGQREFSGIVGTLSADDKSLEKFGRWPFPRGIYAQAFENLKIAGVKWIGFDVFFSEQSHRLLKESIPELKDIIKNNSYSSEKYDKLFLDLEEFSPGDVSLGKSIDSFGNITQGFFYIEHPNQIKDSNYDWYTSFLRLKNSAIDFLDFPSGYKLTNYRDIISPGVVTNTSVIAGKAKYMGFANNQSDSDGMIRKSTLIRAIEPINKFGEKLAPPILVPSLALSLAANYLESAIIVHFDSAGVDSIELYPSDNKKKQIKVPVYFDGLGKLLINHYAEFSKIPQISLVDAYENKLPKNIPKILVYGGTATGTNDKRPSPFDENFDGVGHHVAIIENILTQNFMQRPLSAPIIEVSLLLISGIIFSYALKYLNALKSSIFIISVLLSFFYIDEHYLFGKGNWYYAGMFYLQSITIYFGITVFKYFTEEKEKKKVRGAFQHYLNPAVINQLLEHPERLKLGGDKKFMTVFFSDVRGFTTISESLTPEKLTSVLNEYFTPMTKIILDSNGLLDKYIGDAIMAVWGAPIPLEDHADRALISSLKMLDELDKLQKKWAAEGLPFLDIGIGLNTGDMVVGNMGSDQRFDYTVLGDSVNLGARLEGINKNYGTRIICSEFTVKSLKNPQKFLLRELDNIQVKGKNEPVRIFEVMRFAESDREKVVELIKLFEEGLALYRQQQWDFAIQKFNSAIQLNNGSDPPSKEFIERCNYLKQKGLEKDWNGVWVFKTK; encoded by the coding sequence ATGACAACAAAGCACTCAACAAAAGAAAATTCACAAAAGAAAAACAAACTTTTTCATATTTTTCTCAAACCTTCTTCTTTCAAAGTAGGAATAATTCTCACAGCTTTATCCTTATTTTTCTTAGTAAGACACTACACATTACCTAAAAATTCGATTGATATTGTTGGTCAATTAGAAAGAGAATTGTATGATATCCGTTTCAAATTAAGAGGACAAAGAGAATTTAGCGGAATTGTAGGCACTCTTTCTGCGGATGATAAAAGCTTAGAAAAATTTGGTCGCTGGCCATTCCCGCGTGGTATATATGCACAAGCTTTTGAAAATTTGAAAATTGCAGGAGTGAAATGGATTGGTTTTGATGTTTTCTTTTCTGAACAATCTCACCGTCTTTTGAAAGAATCAATACCAGAATTAAAAGATATCATTAAAAACAACTCCTATTCATCAGAAAAATATGACAAGTTATTTTTAGACTTAGAAGAGTTTAGTCCTGGTGATGTTTCTTTAGGAAAAAGTATAGATTCATTTGGCAATATTACACAAGGATTTTTTTATATTGAACATCCTAATCAAATTAAAGATTCTAACTATGATTGGTATACCAGCTTTTTACGACTAAAAAACTCTGCCATAGATTTTCTAGATTTCCCTTCCGGTTATAAATTAACAAACTATCGAGATATTATTTCCCCAGGAGTTGTTACAAATACCTCGGTCATAGCTGGTAAAGCCAAATATATGGGTTTTGCAAATAACCAATCTGATAGTGATGGGATGATTCGAAAATCTACACTTATCCGAGCTATTGAGCCAATAAATAAATTTGGTGAAAAATTAGCTCCTCCCATTCTTGTGCCAAGTTTGGCTTTATCACTTGCAGCTAATTATCTAGAAAGTGCCATTATTGTCCACTTTGATTCAGCAGGAGTAGATTCAATTGAATTATATCCCAGTGATAATAAGAAAAAACAAATTAAAGTTCCTGTTTACTTTGATGGCTTAGGAAAACTTCTAATCAATCATTATGCTGAATTTTCTAAAATACCGCAAATTTCTCTAGTTGATGCTTATGAAAATAAATTACCAAAAAATATCCCTAAAATATTAGTTTATGGAGGAACTGCAACAGGAACAAATGATAAAAGACCTTCACCTTTTGATGAAAACTTTGATGGTGTAGGTCACCACGTTGCTATTATAGAGAATATTTTGACTCAAAATTTTATGCAAAGGCCATTATCAGCACCAATTATTGAAGTTTCCTTACTACTAATATCCGGAATTATTTTTTCTTATGCTTTAAAATATTTAAATGCTTTAAAATCCTCAATTTTTATCATTTCAGTATTACTTTCATTTTTCTATATTGATGAACATTATTTGTTTGGCAAAGGAAATTGGTACTATGCTGGCATGTTTTATTTACAAAGTATAACTATTTATTTTGGAATTACTGTTTTTAAATATTTTACAGAAGAAAAAGAAAAGAAAAAAGTACGTGGAGCATTCCAACATTACTTAAATCCAGCTGTTATTAATCAACTTTTGGAACATCCTGAGCGGTTAAAATTAGGTGGTGATAAAAAATTTATGACTGTTTTTTTCTCTGATGTACGTGGTTTTACAACAATTAGTGAAAGTCTTACACCAGAAAAACTAACTTCAGTATTAAATGAATATTTTACCCCAATGACAAAAATAATTTTAGATTCCAATGGATTGTTAGATAAATATATTGGAGATGCCATTATGGCAGTTTGGGGAGCTCCTATTCCTTTAGAAGATCACGCTGATAGAGCCTTAATCTCAAGTCTAAAAATGCTTGATGAACTTGATAAATTACAAAAAAAATGGGCTGCTGAGGGTTTACCTTTTTTAGATATTGGAATTGGTTTAAATACTGGTGACATGGTTGTTGGAAATATGGGTAGTGATCAACGTTTTGACTATACCGTACTAGGTGACTCAGTTAATTTAGGTGCAAGATTAGAAGGAATTAACAAGAACTATGGTACAAGAATAATATGTTCTGAATTTACTGTTAAATCATTAAAAAACCCCCAAAAATTCTTACTTAGAGAATTAGACAACATTCAAGTTAAAGGAAAAAATGAGCCTGTACGAATTTTTGAGGTGATGCGCTTTGCAGAAAGTGATAGAGAAAAAGTTGTTGAACTCATTAAGTTGTTCGAAGAAGGTTTAGCCCTATACAGACAACAACAATGGGATTTTGCAATTCAGAAATTTAACTCAGCCATTCAGCTTAATAATGGTAGCGATCCACCCAGTAAAGAATTTATTGAACGCTGCAATTATTTAAAGCAAAAAGGTCTAGAAAAAGATTGGAATGGAGTTTGGGTCTTTAAAACTAAATAG
- a CDS encoding GatB/YqeY domain-containing protein, which produces MSTLKETLTNDLKTALKSQDKELTAAIRMLISAIQYGQTAAKPVPEFDSVLGYRKQLADSLEMFPKNGEKYIQVQKELEIVDRYLPKPPTDAELNDIISINLAKIQPQEKPNIGIIIKEIKNKFPTCDAKAAMALIQKAISEKK; this is translated from the coding sequence ATGTCTACATTAAAAGAAACGTTAACAAACGATTTAAAAACTGCTTTAAAAAGTCAGGATAAAGAACTTACCGCAGCAATAAGAATGCTTATAAGTGCTATCCAATATGGACAAACAGCTGCAAAACCTGTCCCAGAATTTGATTCTGTTTTAGGATATAGAAAACAACTTGCTGATTCACTCGAAATGTTCCCAAAAAATGGTGAAAAATATATCCAAGTTCAGAAAGAATTAGAAATAGTTGACAGATATCTTCCAAAACCTCCAACTGACGCTGAATTGAATGATATTATTTCTATCAATTTAGCAAAAATTCAACCTCAAGAAAAGCCAAATATTGGAATAATAATTAAAGAAATTAAAAATAAATTCCCAACTTGTGACGCTAAAGCAGCAATGGCTCTTATCCAAAAGGCTATTTCAGAAAAAAAATAA
- a CDS encoding MFS transporter, which yields MFTHQQSEKKTLFLCSLGGAFEFYDFSLFAIMSPIISQHFFDSSDPTLALIKSYGVLATGYFARFLGGFYFSHLGDTAGRKKPFMWTLFLMAIPTLSIAFLPTYQQIGIMAPLFLILFRIIQGFALGGEAPCAMTYIHEYASPKKKSFSMSILFGGILLGSFFASLVNSSLTSVFSKNDYENWGWRVPFALGGFLGLIGLYLRKNLQESKDFIKCKNENKLSKVPFFSLLKSNYKNVFLGIAILLPSATAFLYFLILSSANLQKNYNFIKQDVQEIVSLGLLVNAISCVLIGYLADKINPKKIYITGIFCLFILTIISSFIFSTQNFLYLSIYIFILAIVLGSCVGTVFHLLANLFSTHTRTSGIALCMNTTNGLFIGLTPIVFTEILTKTSFKLFPNYYICFLCFIGLISIRIISKRKFQ from the coding sequence ATGTTTACACATCAACAATCTGAAAAAAAGACTTTGTTTCTTTGTTCATTAGGTGGTGCTTTTGAATTTTATGATTTTTCCCTCTTTGCTATTATGTCACCAATTATTAGCCAACATTTTTTCGACAGTTCTGATCCAACTTTAGCTCTAATCAAATCATATGGAGTTCTAGCAACAGGTTACTTTGCACGTTTTCTAGGTGGTTTTTATTTCAGTCATCTTGGGGATACCGCCGGGAGAAAAAAGCCATTTATGTGGACTTTATTTTTAATGGCAATTCCTACATTAAGTATTGCTTTTTTGCCAACCTACCAGCAAATAGGAATAATGGCTCCTCTTTTTCTAATCCTTTTTAGAATTATCCAAGGATTTGCTTTAGGAGGAGAAGCACCTTGTGCTATGACTTATATTCATGAATACGCGTCTCCAAAAAAGAAAAGTTTTTCGATGAGTATTTTATTTGGTGGAATATTACTAGGCTCATTTTTTGCTTCTTTAGTCAATTCATCTTTAACTTCTGTTTTTTCCAAAAATGACTACGAAAATTGGGGTTGGAGAGTTCCATTTGCTTTAGGTGGCTTTTTAGGATTAATTGGTTTATATTTAAGGAAAAATTTACAAGAAAGTAAAGATTTTATTAAGTGCAAAAATGAAAATAAATTATCAAAAGTTCCTTTCTTTTCTCTTTTAAAAAGCAATTATAAAAATGTTTTCCTTGGCATTGCTATTTTATTACCTTCAGCAACGGCGTTTTTATATTTTTTAATATTATCATCTGCAAATCTTCAAAAAAATTATAATTTTATTAAACAAGATGTCCAAGAAATAGTTTCTTTAGGCTTATTAGTAAATGCAATATCTTGCGTTTTAATTGGATATTTAGCTGATAAAATAAATCCCAAAAAAATATATATAACTGGAATATTTTGTTTATTTATTTTAACTATTATTTCATCTTTTATTTTTAGCACACAAAACTTTTTATATTTAAGTATTTATATTTTTATTTTAGCTATTGTATTAGGAAGTTGTGTTGGTACAGTTTTTCATCTTTTAGCAAATTTATTTTCTACCCATACAAGAACTTCTGGTATTGCCTTATGTATGAATACTACAAATGGTCTTTTTATTGGTCTAACCCCTATAGTATTTACTGAAATACTAACAAAAACGAGCTTTAAACTCTTCCCAAACTATTATATATGCTTTTTATGTTTTATAGGATTAATAAGTATCAGAATCATCAGTAAAAGAAAATTTCAATAA
- a CDS encoding PLP-dependent cysteine synthase family protein: MQTKNILETIGKTPLVKINRLFHKQGVDIYAKCEFMNPGGSVKDRIGYQMVLDAQKSGRIKPGDILIEPTSGNTGIGIALAGAVLGYRVIITLPEKMSKEKQVVLAALGAEIIRTPTEAAFDAPESHISVANRLAKELPNAHVLDQYANPSNADAHYHYTAQEIIDDLGCIPDYLVAGAGTGGTISGIARKFKELKPSCKIIGCDPVGSILGGGTEVSTYQVEGIGYDFFPKALDVSLIDKWVKTTDEPSFHWARKAIREEGFLCGGSSGTALFGVNEILPEIPTGSKVVVILPDGIRNYMTKMMDNDWLQKNSFKQAVLPNNVFSK, encoded by the coding sequence ATGCAAACAAAAAATATTTTAGAAACCATCGGGAAAACTCCACTTGTAAAGATAAATCGCTTATTTCATAAACAAGGAGTCGATATCTATGCAAAATGTGAATTTATGAATCCGGGAGGGTCTGTAAAGGATAGAATTGGTTACCAAATGGTTTTAGATGCTCAAAAATCAGGACGTATAAAACCAGGAGATATTTTAATTGAACCAACAAGCGGCAATACAGGTATTGGAATTGCTTTAGCTGGTGCTGTTTTGGGTTACAGAGTTATTATTACTTTGCCCGAAAAAATGAGTAAGGAAAAGCAAGTTGTACTTGCTGCTTTGGGTGCTGAAATTATTCGTACTCCTACTGAGGCCGCTTTTGATGCACCTGAAAGTCATATCTCTGTTGCTAATCGACTTGCGAAAGAATTGCCAAATGCCCATGTTTTGGATCAATATGCAAATCCATCCAATGCTGATGCACATTATCATTATACTGCTCAAGAAATAATAGATGATTTGGGTTGCATTCCTGATTATCTTGTTGCTGGAGCTGGCACTGGAGGCACAATCTCTGGGATTGCCAGAAAATTTAAAGAACTTAAACCGAGTTGTAAAATTATTGGTTGTGATCCTGTTGGGAGTATTTTAGGTGGCGGAACAGAGGTTTCAACTTATCAAGTTGAAGGTATTGGATATGACTTCTTTCCGAAGGCTTTGGATGTAAGCCTAATAGATAAATGGGTTAAAACAACTGATGAACCTAGTTTTCACTGGGCTCGCAAGGCCATACGTGAGGAAGGTTTTTTGTGTGGTGGTAGTTCAGGTACCGCCTTGTTTGGAGTCAATGAAATTTTACCTGAAATTCCTACAGGATCAAAAGTAGTTGTAATTTTACCAGATGGAATTCGTAATTACATGACAAAAATGATGGATAATGATTGGTTACAAAAAAACTCATTTAAGCAAGCAGTATTGCCAAATAATGTTTTTTCAAAATAA
- a CDS encoding 50S ribosomal protein L11 methyltransferase has product MSKQSAKQKRINLKVAKGLRLRIAEDGNIYGSISSSSGEFFIAPEVLTLLTFLANCKNSLLVNDLPKLLKQNYQGLQANLPTNEECEQLLSDLLGAGVLVSDEVQSVKHMQNDGFGDPWAQWTMLADTPRCDAYYKALCEKVTEKTIVLDVGSGSGLLSAISLHLKAKKVIAIEETNAAKYIQPILQNLHLDISKNRFILYNKNSFDVTLSEDISLIVSELFGNDPFQEGVIPTLREIAQKFSNQNINYIPEKLTVFAQIIDLKQHAAKNRIQSFQSLKKEENNFLSHFFQSALNVLDLDEISFSLPLTKNDYNITSSAVELGSSYLNPPPVYSKKFNPFHGRKEILVEKESSISICILWFRVHLLKDITISSLISEADACDHWSPIVIPLKKSLHKNDKIKIEYELNDLENFLNCKIYKNKELIGSR; this is encoded by the coding sequence ATGTCCAAGCAATCAGCAAAACAGAAAAGAATAAATTTAAAAGTTGCCAAAGGACTTCGTCTTCGAATTGCAGAAGATGGAAACATTTATGGATCTATTTCTAGCTCTTCTGGAGAATTTTTTATTGCCCCAGAAGTACTAACCCTTCTTACCTTTCTTGCTAATTGCAAAAATTCACTTTTAGTTAATGATCTTCCTAAACTTTTAAAACAAAACTATCAAGGATTGCAAGCTAATCTTCCTACCAATGAAGAATGCGAACAACTACTAAGTGACCTACTAGGCGCGGGTGTGCTTGTCAGTGATGAAGTGCAATCAGTAAAGCATATGCAAAACGATGGATTTGGTGATCCTTGGGCGCAATGGACAATGCTAGCGGATACTCCGCGTTGTGATGCCTATTATAAAGCACTTTGTGAAAAAGTGACTGAGAAAACAATTGTTTTAGATGTTGGATCAGGATCTGGATTACTTTCAGCAATTTCTCTTCATTTAAAAGCTAAAAAAGTTATAGCTATTGAAGAAACAAATGCTGCAAAATACATTCAACCAATTTTGCAAAATCTTCATTTAGATATCAGCAAAAATAGATTTATTTTATACAATAAGAATAGTTTTGATGTCACTTTATCAGAAGATATTTCTTTAATAGTAAGTGAACTTTTTGGAAATGATCCTTTTCAGGAAGGAGTTATACCGACATTAAGAGAAATAGCACAAAAATTTTCAAATCAAAACATTAATTATATTCCGGAAAAATTGACTGTATTTGCGCAAATTATAGATTTAAAACAGCATGCTGCAAAAAACAGAATTCAAAGTTTTCAATCTTTAAAAAAAGAAGAGAATAATTTTTTATCGCATTTTTTTCAATCAGCATTAAATGTTTTAGATCTTGATGAAATTTCTTTTTCACTACCTTTAACAAAAAATGATTATAATATTACTTCTTCTGCCGTTGAGTTAGGATCCTCGTATCTAAATCCCCCACCGGTTTATTCAAAAAAATTCAATCCTTTTCATGGAAGAAAAGAAATTCTTGTTGAAAAAGAGTCTTCTATTAGCATTTGCATTTTGTGGTTTAGAGTTCATTTGTTAAAAGATATCACAATATCTTCTCTTATCTCTGAAGCAGATGCTTGTGATCATTGGAGCCCAATTGTAATTCCTTTGAAAAAAAGTTTGCATAAAAATGATAAAATTAAAATTGAATATGAACTAAATGATTTAGAAAATTTCTTAAATTGTAAAATTTATAAGAATAAAGAACTAATAGGATCTAGGTAA
- a CDS encoding nucleoside-diphosphate sugar epimerase/dehydratase has translation MKINRELLYVYLKKIFILSIDTILVLILLPIALYLRVENIDFQYYFDKLFPYYYITASISYIFAFFLLKTHRVIFKIASIYTAIRVAFGAFLGSLLFYILSTYVFKLETIPRSVFIIQFLLFVPASGIFRFYSRIIDSFSHRLFKHGIPTLVYGAGINTNRQLPSLLNARSEFKIFGILDDSIFKKGVEIHGIKVLGNEKDLPHLIKKYRIEQIIISMPSASGERVRYLVKQMVSLKLKVKILPSPELSLQDPDEKELQLRDIKIEDLLKRTPRSIDKELIKETIENKVVLITGAGGSIGSELVRQILALKPTIVIMNDSSEFALYKINEEVESKYPSTKIYPVLANIADDFSCRNIFNRFNIDIIFHACAYKHVPLVEDNISSAAINNIKSAFNIFSLASKYNIEKVVLISSDKAIRPTNVMGATKRICELLLLWHAQNTNCRTNYSSVRFGNVLGSNGSVVPKFIEQIKTGGPITITHPDITRYFMLIPEAVALVLQAATAKKSGEIFILNMGNPIKIVDMAKDLIQLMGKTPDIDIKIKYTGLRSGEKLFEELNFEFETMEEVTTDYSRISDVIKIDKNFINLVQNILNFAQEDQDEIVKSLIFSLINKYEKENKKINYFDSDLNNSEQIEITRQKEIDHSYPVAQTEISG, from the coding sequence ATGAAAATAAATCGAGAACTCTTATATGTTTATCTAAAAAAGATATTTATTTTATCAATTGATACAATTTTAGTATTAATATTATTGCCGATTGCTCTATACTTGAGGGTTGAAAATATAGATTTTCAATATTATTTTGACAAACTGTTTCCATATTACTACATTACAGCTTCTATATCCTACATTTTTGCTTTTTTTCTATTAAAAACTCATCGAGTTATTTTTAAAATAGCAAGTATTTATACAGCAATAAGAGTAGCATTTGGAGCTTTCTTAGGATCCTTACTTTTTTATATTCTTTCCACATATGTTTTTAAATTAGAAACAATTCCAAGATCAGTATTTATCATTCAATTTTTACTTTTTGTTCCAGCAAGCGGTATTTTTAGATTTTATTCTAGAATTATAGATAGCTTTTCCCATAGACTTTTCAAACACGGAATTCCTACATTAGTATATGGTGCAGGAATAAATACAAATCGTCAGTTACCTTCCTTATTAAATGCTCGTTCTGAATTTAAAATTTTTGGAATTCTTGATGACTCTATTTTCAAAAAAGGTGTAGAAATTCATGGCATTAAAGTCCTAGGTAATGAAAAAGACTTACCACATTTAATTAAAAAATACAGAATAGAACAAATCATTATTTCTATGCCTAGCGCTTCTGGTGAAAGAGTTAGATATTTAGTAAAACAAATGGTAAGCCTTAAGCTTAAAGTAAAAATATTACCAAGCCCTGAATTATCTCTTCAAGATCCTGATGAAAAAGAATTACAATTGCGGGACATAAAAATTGAAGATCTTTTAAAAAGAACACCTAGAAGTATTGATAAAGAACTAATTAAAGAAACAATAGAAAATAAAGTGGTCTTAATTACTGGAGCCGGAGGTTCGATAGGTTCAGAACTCGTAAGGCAAATTCTTGCCTTAAAACCTACAATTGTTATTATGAATGACTCATCAGAATTTGCATTATACAAAATTAATGAAGAAGTAGAATCTAAATATCCTTCTACCAAAATTTATCCAGTTCTTGCAAATATAGCTGATGATTTTTCTTGTAGAAATATTTTTAATAGGTTTAATATAGATATTATTTTTCATGCTTGTGCATATAAACATGTTCCTTTAGTAGAAGATAATATTTCTTCTGCTGCAATAAATAATATTAAAAGCGCTTTTAACATTTTCTCTTTAGCATCCAAATACAATATTGAAAAAGTTGTACTTATTTCATCAGATAAAGCAATACGACCTACAAATGTGATGGGAGCTACTAAACGAATTTGTGAACTACTATTACTTTGGCACGCACAAAATACGAATTGTAGAACCAATTACTCAAGCGTTAGGTTTGGTAACGTACTTGGTAGTAATGGAAGTGTGGTACCTAAATTTATAGAGCAAATTAAAACAGGAGGACCAATAACAATTACACATCCCGATATTACAAGATATTTTATGCTAATACCAGAAGCAGTAGCGCTTGTATTGCAAGCTGCAACAGCAAAAAAATCAGGCGAAATATTTATTTTAAATATGGGTAATCCTATAAAAATAGTTGATATGGCAAAAGATTTAATCCAGTTAATGGGCAAAACACCTGATATTGATATAAAAATAAAATATACAGGTTTAAGATCAGGAGAAAAACTTTTTGAAGAACTAAATTTTGAATTTGAAACTATGGAAGAAGTGACTACAGATTATTCAAGAATATCAGATGTAATTAAAATTGATAAAAATTTCATAAATTTAGTTCAAAATATTTTAAATTTTGCTCAAGAGGATCAAGATGAAATTGTAAAATCTTTAATCTTTTCTTTAATTAATAAATATGAAAAAGAAAATAAAAAAATAAATTATTTTGATTCTGACTTAAATAATAGCGAACAAATAGAAATAACCAGGCAAAAAGAAATTGATCATTCCTATCCAGTTGCGCAGACAGAAATTTCGGGTTAG
- a CDS encoding MraY family glycosyltransferase, translated as MQTPENFIYLIISLFFICALLQEFWNYLLCETKLKSFILDLPNKRSSHLIPTVRGGGAIFFLFASLSFLILSSQKLLPWYLTTIFTISSLFISFIGFVDDLKGLTAKKRFFCQMFCIVLNSLFFYLYFSNTLAELLILSILVFWFIFSLSLINFYNFADGINGYISLQFIASSISIIIYTYLSIINTSNFVIIFSLIIIPFLGGLILFLRRNVFKKTIFLGDTGSTFLGFFLAIIFLLCSYYLFKDEKQTNYLSPLYILLTWIFFSHIIFLDCATMIIAKLIAKVPLHIPHKLHIYQIVSRKKGFTHLKTTALFFVIQIVLNILFTYLKKHISTFDFFGFIFLYLLLLTIFLIKYHLKSLNFKTEYIS; from the coding sequence ATGCAGACTCCAGAAAATTTTATTTACTTAATAATATCGCTTTTTTTTATATGTGCTCTACTTCAAGAATTTTGGAATTATCTTCTTTGTGAAACAAAATTAAAAAGTTTTATACTTGACTTACCTAATAAACGTTCCAGTCATTTAATTCCTACAGTAAGAGGCGGTGGAGCTATATTTTTTTTATTTGCTTCGCTTTCATTTTTAATTCTTTCTTCACAAAAATTACTTCCCTGGTACTTAACCACTATATTTACCATTTCGTCACTTTTCATTTCATTTATAGGTTTTGTAGATGATTTAAAAGGTTTAACTGCTAAAAAAAGATTTTTTTGCCAAATGTTTTGCATAGTATTAAATTCATTATTTTTTTACTTATATTTTTCAAATACCCTTGCCGAATTATTAATATTAAGCATTTTAGTTTTTTGGTTTATTTTTTCATTAAGTTTAATAAATTTTTATAATTTTGCAGATGGGATAAATGGATATATTTCTCTTCAATTTATTGCTTCATCTATATCAATAATCATTTATACATACTTATCAATTATAAATACAAGTAATTTTGTAATTATTTTTTCATTGATAATAATACCATTTTTGGGGGGACTTATTTTATTCCTTAGAAGAAATGTTTTTAAAAAAACTATATTTTTAGGCGATACTGGTAGCACTTTTTTAGGATTTTTCTTGGCTATTATATTTTTATTATGTTCATATTATTTATTTAAAGATGAGAAACAAACTAATTATTTATCTCCTTTATATATTTTACTTACTTGGATATTTTTTTCACATATCATATTTCTTGACTGCGCTACAATGATAATAGCAAAATTAATAGCAAAAGTACCTCTTCATATACCACACAAATTACACATTTATCAAATAGTATCTAGAAAAAAAGGATTTACACATTTAAAAACTACGGCTTTATTTTTTGTAATTCAAATAGTACTTAATATTCTTTTTACTTATTTAAAAAAGCATATAAGTACTTTTGATTTTTTTGGTTTTATATTTTTATATTTATTATTATTAACTATATTTTTAATAAAATATCACTTAAAATCATTAAATTTTAAAACAGAATATATTTCTTAA